One Enterobacter asburiae genomic window, CGATCATAGCGATAAGAACCCCTATCACCGCACCACGATGCACATTGAGCAAGCGGTTGTCGAAAGCGCGCTCAGCGCCTTCCCGCGCCATCAGGCCCGGTTCGCCGCGCTGGCCGCCAGCAATCTGCCCGCGCAAATCTACGATCTCAGCGAGCACGCGGCGTTTATCGAGAGGATCCTTGAGCAGTTTCAGCGTCTTGAGGGCAGCGAGCAGACCGAGGCCTGCGAGGTGGCATTTCTGGTGATGCAGCTCATGACATTTCTGCCCGAGCAGCCGCAGCCCTACCCGCCGCGACAGCAGACCGTCGCCTCGCGGATTATGAGCTGGATCGAAGCCCACTATGCCAGCAAGTTTTCGCTCGACCAGCTAGCGCACGACCTGGGGCTTTCGCGCAGCTATACCTCACGCATTTTCCGCCAGCAGACCGGGGGCAGCATCCACGAATATTTGCTGACCCGGCGGATAAAAAGCAGCTGCGATCGGTTACGGTACAGCGACGAGACAATTGACGCGATTGCCCTGGCCGTCGGGTTTAGCGAGGTGACCTATTTCATCACCTGCTTTAAAAAGATGATGCGTCAGACGCCGCTGCAGTATCGACGTCGTATCCTCAACACCAGAATGCCAGGTTAACGGGGTTTTGATGACTGGCCCAAAGCTGAACGCTTTCCGTCATGCCGGAACCGGCAACTCAATGCCGCTTTGCGCCAGCTGCCCCATCTCGCAGTACATTGCGCAGGCCGCACTGACGATAGACATTGCCAGCGCGGCACCGCTCCCTTCGCCAAGACGCATATCAAGATGGATAAACGGCGCCAGCCCAAGGTGCTCCAGCGCGCGCCGGGCCCCCTTTTCGGCGGAAAAATGAGAGGGAATACAGTAGTTCTTAACCTCTGGCGCAATCTGACAGGCGGCGATGGCGGCGGCATACGAGAGAAAACCGTCTAACACAACGGGCAGCCCGCATGCGCCAGCGCCCAATATCACCCCGGTCATGCCCACCAGGTCATAGCCGCCGACCTTGGCCAGAACATCAACCGCATCGCGCGCATCCGGCTGGTTAATGCGTATCGCCTGCCGGACAATGGTTTCCTTATGCTGCACCCGGTCCTGCGGCAAATTGGCCCCAATCCCCACCACATCATGCGGATCGCTGTCGGTCAGCACGCTGATGATTGCCGAGGCCGGCGTCGTATTGGCAATACCCAGCTCGCCAACGCCAAAGACGGAGATCCCCTCCTGAGCGCGTTTTTTTACGAGGCTGGCACTCGCCAGCAGCAGGTGCTCGGCATCCTGACGGCTCATCGCCGGACCCTGAGCAATATTACCGCTGCCGCGCGAGAGTTTAAGGCTGAGCATATTGTCGATAGGCTCGCCGTCAATACCGATGTCAACGGGCAGTACCGACGTCTGGCTATTGCGGGCCAGCACGCACACCCCGGTCAGCCCTTTTTGCATATTGACGGCCTGAAGCCAGGTCACCACTTTCGGCGTCACGGCCACGCCTTCATCAAACACGCCGTGGTCGGCGCACATGACGATAATCTCTTTTTGCAGATTATCGAGCCTGTCGATGCCCCGCATTCCCGAAAGCTGAATCGCCAGACTCTCCAGCCGACCGAGGCTGTTTGTCGGCTTTATTAAACCATCGACATGCCGCGAGGCCGCCTGAATCTTCTGTTTATCAAGCGGTCTGATGGCCGCCGCCAGCGCCTTCACTGTCCCCATCCCCATCCTCATCACCCTCACTCTTCTGTTTGCCAAACGCTTTTGCCATTAAATACCCGTAACACCCAATACCCGGCCCGATTTTCAACGACCGTGTAGGCATCGTGACTGAACGGGAAATGCCACATCGCCGCCACGGGCATCCCTAACCAGGTTGCCAGCAGCAGGCTCAGCACGCCCTGATGCGCCACAATGAGCGTGTCTTCGCCCTGCTGAAGCTGACTCATCTCGTCCGCCGCCGCCCTGACGCGCGCGGCGAAATGCGGGAAGGCCTCGCCGCCGTCGGGCGTGGCGTTTTGCCAGTCATTCATCCAGCGCTGCCACGACGCGGGACTTTCTTTTTCGATATTGCTGAAGTGCCGCATCTCCCATTCGCCAAAATCCAGCTCGTTAAGTCGCGCATCAACATGGACATCATCGGCTGTCGGCACGATAAGCCGCGCCGTTTGCTGCGAACGCTGGAGCGCGCTGACGCGCGTGTGCCCGAACGCGACGCCGGACAGGTACCCGGCAACACGCTGGCTTTGCGTAATACCCTGCGGCGAGAGCGACAGATCGGTGCTCCCGTAAAATACGCCGCTGACGTTAGCGGCTGTTTGTCCGTGCCGGACCAGAAATATGCGCATACATCAGACCCACAGAAGCGACAGCAGGAAGACCATTTCGCCGATCTCTTCCATCGCGCCCAGGGTATCCCCCGTCAGCCCGTTCAGTCGGCGGCTTAAAAAGGTCTTTACGGCGTTGACGACAATCCAGGTGATGACGCTGGCGACCAGCCCCTGCATCCCCGCCAGCAGCCCCACGAGCGCCACGCCGATGCAGAGGGTGATGACCGTCTCTTTGCCGCTGATATGGCCGAGATAGGCGTTTGCCATTCCTGCACCTTCGCGCGCATAGTGCTGCCGGTACATGACCAACACCATTCCCGTTCGCCCGACGATCGGCGCGCACACCAGCAGCGCAAACAGGGTATTAACCGGAAGGTGAGCCAGGGAAATCACCGCTGCGACCTTGATAAGAATGCAGAATACGATAGCCAGACCGCCGTAGGTCCCCAACCGGCTATCGCGCATAATCTCAAGCATCCGTTCGCGGGTGCGGGCAGAAAAAACGCCATCGCAGGTGTCCGCCAGGCCGTCCAGATGAAACCCGCCGGTCAGCAGCACCAGCGCCAGTACCCAGGCGACCGCGCCGATATAGATGCCCCCGCCGGTCTGGCTCACCGCCAGATAGCCTAAGGCGGCCAGGACGCCAACGATCAGGCCCACCACGGGAAACCAGGGAACGCCACGGCCATACTGCGAAAATTCAACGCCGTCGCTCCATTTTTGCGGCACCGGAATGCGGGTAATAAATCCCAGCGTCGCCCACAGCATTTTTAACGGCATTTAATCTTCACTCCAATTCCCGAGACAACCAGCCACACTTCCTGCGCCGCCCGCGCCAGCCTTTGGTTCGCGCGACCGGCAATATCTACAAAATGACGCGCCAGCCGATTCTCCGGCGTGATGCTCATGCCCAGCTCGTTGGTCACAATATAAACCGGCGCCGCCGACTGCTGGCAGGCCGCAATCAGGTCGTCCACCTGCTGTTGCAGCACCGCCTCAAGCGCGGAAAAATCGAGGGTTTCCGGCGAAGCGCCGCCGCTGGCGTCATAGAGCAGGTTCGACAACAGGGTAGTGACGCATTCCAGAACCACGCCTTCGCCCGGCTGCACCTGATGGCGAATCACGTCGCCCAGATCGCGATACCCTTCCCAGGTTCGCCAGTGCGCAGGGCGCTGGGCGCGGTGCCTGTCAACGCGCAGCGCCATCTCTTCATCGGTAATCACCGACGTCGCGATATACAGCACGCGCTCGCACTGCGCCGCCGCCAGCTGTTCGACGTGCGCACTTTTCCCGCTGCGCGCGCCTCCGGTGACCAAAATCATGCGCCTTCCTCCTGATGCTCCCGCATTATTTGATAGATCTTTTTAATATCAATATGTTCTCTCATCGCGCTCGCCAGGATATCAAACTGTTGCGCTTTGTAGCCCGCATAATCGACCGCAACGTCTAAGGGCGCCAGCCCTTTGCGCTGGCGTAGGCCGTCCACCATCGCGCGCGTGAAGGCATCGTTATCGAATAACCCGTGGAGATAGGTCCCTATCACCTGCCCGTCAGCGCTGATGGCGCCGTCCGCTATGCGCTCGCCCTCTTTTTCCAGAAACAGCGCCGGGCTATCGTCGGATGTCAGTTGGGTCTCTCCCATATGGATCTCGTAGCCCTGCACCTTAATGCCCGCCGCCGACTTAAGCCACGCCGGGAGCGCCGACGCCATCTGCGCCGAGACCTGCGTCGTGGTTTTTCGCTGCGCGAAGCGGGTCACGGTATGGAGCAGCCCCAGCCCCGGCTGGGTTCCCAGCCCCGACTCCACCTCATCAATGATGGTGTCGCCAAGCATCTGGTAGCCGCCGCAAATGCCCATGACGGGCACGTTCTGCTGGTGGGACTGGAGCACCGCGTGCGCCATGCCGCTTTCCCGCAGCCAGACCAGATCGCCCAGCGTATTTTTACTGCCGGGTAGAATCACGAGGTCAGCCCCCGCCAGCTCCTGAGGGTAACGGACATAGCGCACGCGAACATCGGGCTGCGCCGCCAGCGCGTTAAAATCGGTGAAGTTGGAGATATGCGGTATCTGCACCACGGCAATGTCGATATCGCGCTGGGCGGTTCGCAGGTATTTTCCCTTTTGCAGCGCCACGCCGTCTTCGTCTTCCAGATCCACCTCCAGCCACGGCATAACGCCCAGCACCGGCACGCCGGTCAGGTTTTCTATCTGCTCAATACCCGAGTAAAGCAGCGCAACATCGCCACGAAATTTATTGATGATGACCCCTTTCACCCGCGCCCGCTCGCGATCGTGCAAAAGCGCCAGCGTGCCGTAGATGGCGGCAAAGACGCCGCCTCTGTCAATGTCCGCCACGAGGATCACCGGGCACTGCGCCATTTCGGCCATTCCCATGTTGACGATATCGCGATCGCGCAGGTTAATCTCCGCCGGGCTGCCCGCCCCTTCCAGCACCAGCACGTCATACTCTCCGGCCAGGCTGTTATAGACGTCGCGGATCTGCTCCCGCAGGCGCGGTTTGTACTCGTGGTAGCTGACCGCGTCCATATCGGTTGCCACCTGTCCCATCAGCACCACCTGCGCTTTACGGTCGCTGGTCGGTTTTAACAGCACCGGATTCATCCGTACGTCCGGCGTAATCCCCGCTGCCTCAGCCTGAAATATCTGCGCGCGGCCCATCTCTTTTCCCTCCGGCGTGATACCGGAGTTGAGCGCCATATTCTGCGACTTAAACGGTGCGGTACGCAGGCCATCCTGATAGAAAATCCGGCACAGCCCCGCCACCAGGACGCTCTTGCCCACGTCAGAAGCGGTACCCTGCAACATAATTGCCTGCGTCATGAGGCCTCCTTCATTACGTTTTTTTGTCGCATACGGCTGAAAAATTCATCTTCGGTTTTACATAACGGCAGGCCAAGCTCCGCGTGCAGCTTGACGAGCCAGGGCTGCGTTAATCCGGCCCGTTCAATCAGTTCGCCGCGGGCAAAGACCTCACCCGGCGCGCCGTGCGCCAGCACTTCTCCCTGGCGCAGCACGTAGACGGCATCGCTGACTTCGTAAATCAGATCAATATCATGACTGGAGATCACCACGTGGTTCCCCTGCGCCACAATGCGCCTGATAATCTCGATCATCTGCGTGCGTCCTGAAGGATCAAGCCCGGCCGTGGGCTCGTCCAACAGAAGATAGCGCGCCCCCAGCACCAATGCCCCGGCAATGGCGACCCGCTTCTTTTGCCCGTGGCTCAGGCACTGGATCGGCTGCTGGCGAAAACGCTGCGCGTCGACCAGCGTCAGCGCATCGTCCACGCGCCGCGCAATCTCCGGTTCCGCCACGCCCAGGTTGCGCAGGCTGAAGGCGATGTCGCTATCAATATCGGTATAAAAGATCTGCTGATCGGGATCCTGAAACACCGTCGCGACCTGCTGACGAAGCGCCAGCAGTCCGCGCTTGCTGTAGTCCAGCGGCTTCCCCTGCCACAGCACCGCACCCTGCTGCGGCCTCAGCAGGCCGCTCAGGTTCATAAATAACGTCGACTTTCCGCAGCCGTTAGCCCCGACCAGCCCGGTGACCGGATGGGTCGAAAAATCCAGCGTCAGCCCTTTGAGTACCTGCGCCTCCTGATAGCGAAACCAGAGATCGGCGGTGGTCAGCATGGTGCGATTCCTTACAGGGGAAAATCACCCTGGTAGAGTTTAATATCCAGCGTGGTCGCCATCTGCTGATAGCGAATCAGCACCCGGGTGAACAGCAAACCGACCAGCATCGCCAGCGAGCGATAGCCTTTTGGCAGGCTACGATAGCCAAAACGCAGCGTCTGCGCGCGGTGAATCGCCAGCGCTTCGTCTAACAGAATAAAAATAAAGCGCCAGGTCAGCAGGATCTGCTCGGTGAGCAGGCGCGGCACGCGCGCCCGCTTAAGCAGCACTATCAGCTGCGGAAACGGCAGGTTCAGCACCAGCCAGAAGGTCGCCGCCAGCGCGGCAAGGCTGCGCCAGAAGGTTTCATTGGCAACGGTCAGCCCGGACGCGGTTATCCCCAGCCAGTAGTGCCCCACCGGGACGCCTGCCGCCAGCGTGTGCGGGTCGCGGGTGACGCTAAAGAGGATCGTCAGCACGCCGACCAGCAGAAAGCCAAACGGCAGCGCCATCCAGCGGCACCAGCGCCAGAAGGTCATCCGCAGCAGCCAGCAGGTCAGTCCCGCCGTCAACGCCAGGACGATCCCCTGCCCCAGCGGCGGCAGCGCAAACGCCAGCATCATCAGCGCCAGCCAGAGCAGAAACTTGCGTTCCGGCGCTACGTGAGCCCAGCGGCTCTGGTAGCTAAGCCTGTCAAGCCCGGTCATCACGGCGCTGTCTGCCTTTGGTGTAGCCCAAAATATAGAAAATCACCGCTGCGCCAATGGACCCCTGAAGCGTAAACAGCAGGCTTTCAATTTCGCCGCTGGCGGGCTCATAGAGCGGCGTGAACCACGGCGTGTAATCAGGCGCCACAACCTGAATCTGGTTTTCGGCTTCGCCATCCGAGCCGCCAAATTCCCCACCGTGATCGATAAAAAATGGCAGTACGATCAGGGCAAGCACCATCGCCAACAGCATCAGCGTCTTTTTCATCTCAGTGTCCTTGTGCGGTAATCAGCTGACGTTTGGTCAACTGGTCATAAATCATGACGGTTAACAGCCCCTCCGCGATGGCGATGGGGATCTGCGTCAGGCAGAAAATGCCCATGAATTTCACCATCGAGCCCGCGGCACCCGTCGCCGGGTCCGGGAACGCCGCGCCAAGCTGGACCGAGGTGACAAAATAGGTCACCAGATCCGCCAGCATCGCGCACAAAAATACCCCGACGTCACGACGGAGCCCGGCGCGGCAGGCCATTTTCCACACCATGTACCCGACAACCGGCCCAATCACCGCCATCGACATGCCGTTCGCGCCAAGCGTGGTTAACCCGCCGTGCGCCAGCAGCAGCGCCTGAAAAAGCAGCACGATGGCGCCGAGAATGGCGACGACGCCCGGCCCGAACAGAATCACGGCGAGCCCCACGCCGGTCGGGTGCGAGCAACTGCCGGTCACCGAGGGGATCTTCAGCGCCGACAGCACGAAAATAAACGCCCCGCACAGCGCCAGCAGAACTTTCTGGTGGCTATCCTCCTGCACGATACGGCGCAGGCGTACCAGCCCGTACCACAGGCACGGTAAGAAGATCAGCCACCACGCCAGCGCCCACATCGGCGGTAAAAATCCTTCCATGATGTGCATCGCGAACGCCTGCTCCGGCACCACCATCAGCAATAGCGCCGCCGCCAGACCGCTGAGTGACAGCTGTTTAAGCTGTTGTTCAAGTTTCATCGGGCATACTCCCACTGTTTGTTGACCAGAATGGTCGAGAAATAGGGTAACGGCTGGTCGTCAGCAACCTCATCCAGATGCCGCCAGCACTGCTCGCCGGGGAGCGTGGCCTCTGACATCATCAGCGCGCAGTTAAGCAGCCCGGCCTGCCTCAGCAGCGCTTTAATGCGCGCAAACCGGCCATAGACCTTCATCAGCACCAGGCTGTCGTGCTGCTGCAGCGCCTGCGCAATTTCCGCTTCCGGCGCGGTACAGGCGATCACCGCCAGCGACTGCTGTTCCATCGCCAGCGGCGTTTTGGACCGCGCGGCAATCGCGGCAAACGACGTCACGCCAGGCACAATTTCCAGCCAGTCCGGACTGCCGATGCGCTGAAGTAAGAACACCCAGGTGCTGAACAGCATGGCGTCGCCCAGGGTGATAAAACCAACCTGTTTTCCGGCGTTCA contains:
- a CDS encoding energy-coupling factor ABC transporter transmembrane protein gives rise to the protein MTGLDRLSYQSRWAHVAPERKFLLWLALMMLAFALPPLGQGIVLALTAGLTCWLLRMTFWRWCRWMALPFGFLLVGVLTILFSVTRDPHTLAAGVPVGHYWLGITASGLTVANETFWRSLAALAATFWLVLNLPFPQLIVLLKRARVPRLLTEQILLTWRFIFILLDEALAIHRAQTLRFGYRSLPKGYRSLAMLVGLLFTRVLIRYQQMATTLDIKLYQGDFPL
- the cobC gene encoding alpha-ribazole phosphatase; amino-acid sequence: MRIFLVRHGQTAANVSGVFYGSTDLSLSPQGITQSQRVAGYLSGVAFGHTRVSALQRSQQTARLIVPTADDVHVDARLNELDFGEWEMRHFSNIEKESPASWQRWMNDWQNATPDGGEAFPHFAARVRAAADEMSQLQQGEDTLIVAHQGVLSLLLATWLGMPVAAMWHFPFSHDAYTVVENRAGYWVLRVFNGKSVWQTEE
- the cbiM gene encoding cobalt ECF transporter S component CbiM — encoded protein: MKLEQQLKQLSLSGLAAALLLMVVPEQAFAMHIMEGFLPPMWALAWWLIFLPCLWYGLVRLRRIVQEDSHQKVLLALCGAFIFVLSALKIPSVTGSCSHPTGVGLAVILFGPGVVAILGAIVLLFQALLLAHGGLTTLGANGMSMAVIGPVVGYMVWKMACRAGLRRDVGVFLCAMLADLVTYFVTSVQLGAAFPDPATGAAGSMVKFMGIFCLTQIPIAIAEGLLTVMIYDQLTKRQLITAQGH
- a CDS encoding cobyric acid synthase; amino-acid sequence: MTQAIMLQGTASDVGKSVLVAGLCRIFYQDGLRTAPFKSQNMALNSGITPEGKEMGRAQIFQAEAAGITPDVRMNPVLLKPTSDRKAQVVLMGQVATDMDAVSYHEYKPRLREQIRDVYNSLAGEYDVLVLEGAGSPAEINLRDRDIVNMGMAEMAQCPVILVADIDRGGVFAAIYGTLALLHDRERARVKGVIINKFRGDVALLYSGIEQIENLTGVPVLGVMPWLEVDLEDEDGVALQKGKYLRTAQRDIDIAVVQIPHISNFTDFNALAAQPDVRVRYVRYPQELAGADLVILPGSKNTLGDLVWLRESGMAHAVLQSHQQNVPVMGICGGYQMLGDTIIDEVESGLGTQPGLGLLHTVTRFAQRKTTTQVSAQMASALPAWLKSAAGIKVQGYEIHMGETQLTSDDSPALFLEKEGERIADGAISADGQVIGTYLHGLFDNDAFTRAMVDGLRQRKGLAPLDVAVDYAGYKAQQFDILASAMREHIDIKKIYQIMREHQEEGA
- the cobU gene encoding bifunctional adenosylcobinamide kinase/adenosylcobinamide-phosphate guanylyltransferase; the encoded protein is MILVTGGARSGKSAHVEQLAAAQCERVLYIATSVITDEEMALRVDRHRAQRPAHWRTWEGYRDLGDVIRHQVQPGEGVVLECVTTLLSNLLYDASGGASPETLDFSALEAVLQQQVDDLIAACQQSAAPVYIVTNELGMSITPENRLARHFVDIAGRANQRLARAAQEVWLVVSGIGVKIKCR
- the cobS gene encoding adenosylcobinamide-GDP ribazoletransferase: MPLKMLWATLGFITRIPVPQKWSDGVEFSQYGRGVPWFPVVGLIVGVLAALGYLAVSQTGGGIYIGAVAWVLALVLLTGGFHLDGLADTCDGVFSARTRERMLEIMRDSRLGTYGGLAIVFCILIKVAAVISLAHLPVNTLFALLVCAPIVGRTGMVLVMYRQHYAREGAGMANAYLGHISGKETVITLCIGVALVGLLAGMQGLVASVITWIVVNAVKTFLSRRLNGLTGDTLGAMEEIGEMVFLLSLLWV
- a CDS encoding energy-coupling factor ABC transporter ATP-binding protein → MLTTADLWFRYQEAQVLKGLTLDFSTHPVTGLVGANGCGKSTLFMNLSGLLRPQQGAVLWQGKPLDYSKRGLLALRQQVATVFQDPDQQIFYTDIDSDIAFSLRNLGVAEPEIARRVDDALTLVDAQRFRQQPIQCLSHGQKKRVAIAGALVLGARYLLLDEPTAGLDPSGRTQMIEIIRRIVAQGNHVVISSHDIDLIYEVSDAVYVLRQGEVLAHGAPGEVFARGELIERAGLTQPWLVKLHAELGLPLCKTEDEFFSRMRQKNVMKEAS
- a CDS encoding AraC family transcriptional regulator, which encodes MGETQLLERITLDRQAISFNRLYATSAIYYHWHQCVELLYISSGYGIVVVDNQHYTARPGRLFIFPPFRLHKVQVDHSDKNPYHRTTMHIEQAVVESALSAFPRHQARFAALAASNLPAQIYDLSEHAAFIERILEQFQRLEGSEQTEACEVAFLVMQLMTFLPEQPQPYPPRQQTVASRIMSWIEAHYASKFSLDQLAHDLGLSRSYTSRIFRQQTGGSIHEYLLTRRIKSSCDRLRYSDETIDAIALAVGFSEVTYFITCFKKMMRQTPLQYRRRILNTRMPG
- a CDS encoding cobalt-factor II C(20)-methyltransferase, with product MSGKLYALSTGPGAPDLITVRASRILGSLDILYAPAGRKGGDSLALSIVRTFIGEQTEIRCCHFPMSADSAEKEAVWDAVADALVTEVNAGKQVGFITLGDAMLFSTWVFLLQRIGSPDWLEIVPGVTSFAAIAARSKTPLAMEQQSLAVIACTAPEAEIAQALQQHDSLVLMKVYGRFARIKALLRQAGLLNCALMMSEATLPGEQCWRHLDEVADDQPLPYFSTILVNKQWEYAR
- the cobT gene encoding nicotinate-nucleotide--dimethylbenzimidazole phosphoribosyltransferase, which translates into the protein MGTVKALAAAIRPLDKQKIQAASRHVDGLIKPTNSLGRLESLAIQLSGMRGIDRLDNLQKEIIVMCADHGVFDEGVAVTPKVVTWLQAVNMQKGLTGVCVLARNSQTSVLPVDIGIDGEPIDNMLSLKLSRGSGNIAQGPAMSRQDAEHLLLASASLVKKRAQEGISVFGVGELGIANTTPASAIISVLTDSDPHDVVGIGANLPQDRVQHKETIVRQAIRINQPDARDAVDVLAKVGGYDLVGMTGVILGAGACGLPVVLDGFLSYAAAIAACQIAPEVKNYCIPSHFSAEKGARRALEHLGLAPFIHLDMRLGEGSGAALAMSIVSAACAMYCEMGQLAQSGIELPVPA
- a CDS encoding energy-coupling factor ABC transporter substrate-binding protein yields the protein MKKTLMLLAMVLALIVLPFFIDHGGEFGGSDGEAENQIQVVAPDYTPWFTPLYEPASGEIESLLFTLQGSIGAAVIFYILGYTKGRQRRDDRA